A genomic region of Leptolyngbya sp. NIES-2104 contains the following coding sequences:
- a CDS encoding GNAT family N-acetyltransferase — MKEEEIPDKNIFMMCETLNRNALIELPASYSIRSCRPDELDLWKTMPFDDADLAKEYEGFMSDYFTTTYGGKEELFFAKTLFVCDQQDNPIATCLSWKAYNEFNTIQWFKVLKAYEGQGIGRALLSMIMQKLELRDYPVYLHTQPSSFRAIKLYSDFGFSLLSGGNFGIRKNDLDECLPILEKFMPKEYFQKLRITTAPQAFEDTVNQYDTNQF, encoded by the coding sequence ATGAAAGAAGAAGAAATACCCGACAAAAATATCTTTATGATGTGCGAGACATTGAATCGCAATGCTCTGATTGAATTGCCAGCTAGCTACTCTATCAGAAGTTGCAGACCTGATGAGCTAGACCTATGGAAAACGATGCCCTTTGATGATGCTGATTTGGCAAAAGAATATGAGGGGTTTATGTCTGATTATTTCACCACGACTTATGGCGGAAAGGAAGAACTTTTCTTTGCCAAAACTCTGTTTGTCTGTGACCAGCAAGATAACCCCATCGCCACTTGCTTAAGTTGGAAGGCGTACAACGAATTCAATACGATTCAATGGTTTAAAGTCTTGAAAGCTTACGAAGGGCAAGGGATTGGCAGAGCTTTGCTTTCAATGATTATGCAGAAATTGGAACTGCGTGATTATCCTGTTTATCTCCATACACAGCCCTCTAGTTTTCGGGCAATCAAGCTTTACTCAGATTTTGGGTTTTCGTTACTTTCAGGCGGTAACTTCGGCATCAGAAAAAACGATTTGGATGAATGCCTGCCGATTCTAGAGAAATTTATGCCGAAAGAATACTTTCAGAAGCTTAGAATTACGACTGCTCCCCAAGCGTTTGAGGATACAGTGAATCAATACGATACAAATCAATTCTGA
- a CDS encoding helix-turn-helix domain-containing protein, producing MTQKAFKYRFYPTPEQESLLRRTMGCTRLVYNRALAARTEAWYGESKRIGYIESSAMLTQWKKQEDLDFLNEVSCVPLQQGLRHLQKAFSNFFDGRNIPPSRKNAMAEVQSSPSLHSSGKMGKFSLLNALNHLQSVGVENCQKAQFLPRLR from the coding sequence CGCCTGAGCAAGAATCTTTGCTGAGACGCACGATGGGCTGTACTCGTTTGGTCTATAACCGTGCTTTGGCTGCAAGAACTGAAGCTTGGTACGGTGAGAGCAAGCGAATCGGGTACATTGAAAGCTCTGCAATGCTGACTCAATGGAAAAAGCAAGAAGACTTGGATTTTCTCAATGAAGTGAGCTGTGTTCCCTTGCAGCAGGGATTGAGACATCTTCAGAAGGCGTTCTCCAACTTCTTTGATGGACGAAATATCCCACCTTCAAGAAAAAATGCAATGGCGGAAGTGCAGAGTTCACCAAGTCTGCATTCAAGTGGAAAGATGGGCAAGTTTTCCTTGCTAAATGCGCTGAACCACTTGCAATCCGTTGGAGTCGAGAACTGCCAAAAGGCGCAATTCCTTCCACGATTACGGTGA
- a CDS encoding transposase, whose product MGVTSLVALSTGEKIANPKGFRAKHRKLKKAQKALSRKQKGSNNRHKARLKVAKVHQEITDARKDSLHKLTTRLVRENQTIAVENLAVKNMVKNRKLALSISDASWGELVKQLEYKCDWYGRTLVKIDRWFPSSKRCGNCGHIVEKLSLNIREWDCPNCGMHHDRDINAAQNILAAGLAVKVCGANVRPERHKSDGSCEHSSNGKKQKDLRSDSWNHRGFSPVRMSMVQTDTTLK is encoded by the coding sequence TTGGGTGTAACGAGCTTGGTTGCTCTGAGTACGGGTGAAAAGATTGCAAACCCTAAAGGCTTTAGAGCGAAACACCGCAAGCTGAAAAAAGCTCAAAAGGCGTTGAGCCGCAAACAAAAAGGGTCGAACAATCGACACAAAGCGCGGCTCAAAGTCGCAAAGGTGCATCAGGAAATCACTGATGCGAGAAAAGATTCTCTTCACAAGTTGACGACTCGATTGGTGCGTGAAAACCAAACCATCGCCGTCGAGAATTTGGCTGTGAAGAACATGGTGAAGAACCGAAAACTTGCCCTCTCTATCAGTGACGCAAGTTGGGGAGAGTTGGTCAAACAACTCGAATACAAGTGCGATTGGTATGGTCGCACGTTGGTCAAGATTGACCGCTGGTTTCCGAGTTCTAAGCGATGTGGCAACTGTGGGCACATCGTTGAAAAGTTGTCGTTGAATATTCGTGAGTGGGACTGCCCAAACTGTGGGATGCACCATGACCGAGATATCAACGCGGCACAAAACATTCTTGCCGCAGGGCTTGCGGTGAAAGTCTGTGGAGCGAACGTAAGACCGGAAAGGCATAAGTCTGATGGCAGTTGCGAGCATTCCAGTAATGGAAAGAAGCAGAAAGATCTAAGAAGTGATTCTTGGAATCACCGTGGCTTTAGCCCGGTGAGGATGTCAATGGTCCAGACGGACACAACATTGAAGTAG
- a CDS encoding AAA family ATPase, protein MYESSNAVLGNMLYIFGGLPGTGKTTLSQFLARDRRCVYLRIDTIEHLLRQTGSLIAGSEGYGIAYRLAEDNLRLGLSVVADSVNPLPITRTAWREVALQTHVPFVEIEIVCSDNVEHQHRVENRSTDIAGFELPTWNAVVNRKYERWDTERIVIDTSGQTVEQSINTLQQILARVR, encoded by the coding sequence ATGTATGAGTCGAGCAATGCAGTGTTAGGGAATATGCTTTATATCTTTGGTGGATTACCAGGAACGGGTAAAACAACACTCTCACAGTTCCTCGCTCGCGATCGACGGTGTGTTTATCTACGGATTGATACGATTGAGCATCTACTTCGCCAAACCGGAAGTCTGATTGCAGGCTCAGAAGGCTACGGAATTGCTTACCGTCTAGCTGAAGACAATCTTCGCCTAGGGTTGAGTGTTGTTGCCGATTCTGTCAACCCTTTGCCAATTACCCGGACTGCTTGGCGCGAAGTTGCCCTGCAAACCCATGTGCCGTTTGTTGAAATTGAGATTGTCTGCTCGGATAATGTAGAACACCAGCATCGAGTCGAAAACCGCTCCACAGACATTGCTGGGTTTGAGCTTCCAACATGGAACGCTGTCGTGAACCGGAAGTATGAACGGTGGGATACAGAGCGCATTGTCATCGATACATCTGGTCAAACCGTGGAGCAAAGTATCAATACGTTGCAACAAATTTTAGCAAGGGTCAGGTGA